The Sphingobium aromaticiconvertens genome has a segment encoding these proteins:
- a CDS encoding GH12 family glycosyl hydrolase domain-containing protein → MIGGNGDDSYHLYNARASIKEYAGEGIDTLFVNYWGGATLPAQIENLILNSPGSTYGTGNALNNIIIAGDAGALLNGMAGDDVLVGGKGADIFAISSGNGSDAIYGFTPSFDAITLTNYGITSFTQLQSLASQNGDDVVIRFANAETLILRDIDLKDLGAADFDLPIDTGPVPEGFKLLTGNTKVYIDDGWKVLNNMWNVSDLTYGKDYSINSHFDPNDLTAGVTFNWSVPLVTSAYPSIRGFPEVIFGAAPNGGGGTNPTDKAHVFPIAVSDISELTADYDVSFSGNKGGFNVAFDIWLTSVKGGNASTITNEIMVWLHKGDFPPYGSQIGTYTNGDFTAQIWHEGTYTAIVADTDSYSGTLDVAHILATLKSMGIVSDQEFLASVELGAEPVSGSGSLTINNLDLHLESREVDGYITIKDVTGSGTTVTTVAENSAPAFDSSNGGDVLTISMNENHHYVTKLNATDPDQGDTVSYAISGGADAALFSIDAETGILTFIKTPDHEAPNDSDANGIYDVIVSAGDGRASSNQALAIHVKNLNEAPSADGAVRIDTIGGTTTGPIAIGASDPDKDTLSYSVKNGQAPSRGSVAINQADGTFTYHAIGTEAGSDQFIITIDDGKGGVIDQVVTLDIVKDVTTITGSDRVERLVGGNTPTEFYGMGGDDIIIGGNGDDFINGGAGADTMTGGKGDDSYVVTSTSDIVIEKAGEGDDTVITSVAYTLGDHVENLVLSGTRGFRGTGNALDNVITGNAGDNLIDGGAGADRMIGGGGDDTYIVDNINDIVVENPGEGIDLVYASVSHVLGADVERLILTGIDDINATGNALDNVITGNNGRNILDGGGGADKMNGQQGDDVYVVNDVNDVVIENWHDGLGGNDTILSSVNYSLSDYVENLVLTGTQNLNASGNALNNVLNGNAGDNILKGNAGNDILKGGAGFDTAAYSGKAADHIFFTKDGQLYIQDMNKADGDDGTDRLTSVEKIAFADGTTKAIASAIVVDLGGKGITLDSASASAARFDFNGDGAADKSSWFGKDNAMLFIDRDGNNTLSGSEEMDFFLGAKDATSALSALTAFDDNKDGQITSADAIFSQFHLFADRDGNGTVGSGESLSLSDAGITALSLNATGRSGAVDISGATLLNSASFTWADGSHGLLGEAILGYEPAALHPNEGHLLI, encoded by the coding sequence ATGATTGGCGGCAATGGAGACGATTCCTATCATTTGTATAATGCCAGGGCATCCATCAAGGAATATGCTGGTGAAGGAATTGATACCCTCTTCGTCAACTACTGGGGTGGCGCCACCCTTCCTGCCCAAATCGAAAATCTTATACTCAACTCACCAGGCTCGACCTATGGCACCGGCAACGCCCTCAACAACATCATCATAGCAGGCGATGCTGGAGCATTGCTCAATGGCATGGCCGGCGACGATGTGCTGGTCGGGGGCAAGGGCGCCGACATCTTCGCGATCAGTTCGGGGAACGGCTCCGATGCCATATACGGCTTCACGCCCAGCTTTGACGCCATAACGCTGACAAACTATGGCATTACCAGCTTTACCCAGTTGCAATCACTGGCGAGCCAGAATGGCGACGATGTCGTCATCCGTTTTGCCAATGCCGAAACGCTGATTTTGCGCGACATCGACCTGAAGGATCTGGGCGCGGCGGATTTTGATCTGCCCATCGATACCGGGCCGGTCCCGGAAGGGTTCAAGCTACTGACCGGCAATACCAAAGTCTACATCGATGATGGCTGGAAAGTCCTCAACAACATGTGGAACGTCAGCGACCTGACCTATGGCAAAGACTATAGCATCAACAGCCATTTCGATCCCAACGATCTGACGGCGGGCGTGACCTTCAACTGGTCGGTTCCCCTGGTGACAAGTGCTTATCCATCGATTCGCGGCTTTCCCGAAGTGATATTCGGCGCCGCGCCAAATGGTGGCGGTGGCACCAATCCCACCGACAAGGCGCATGTCTTTCCCATCGCAGTCAGCGATATTTCCGAACTGACCGCCGATTATGACGTCAGCTTTTCCGGCAACAAGGGCGGCTTCAACGTCGCGTTCGACATCTGGCTCACCAGCGTGAAGGGGGGCAATGCGTCCACCATCACCAATGAAATCATGGTCTGGCTGCACAAGGGCGACTTCCCCCCTTACGGCAGCCAGATTGGCACCTATACCAACGGTGATTTCACCGCCCAGATCTGGCATGAAGGCACCTATACCGCGATTGTCGCGGACACCGACTCCTATTCCGGCACGCTCGACGTCGCCCACATATTGGCGACGCTGAAATCCATGGGGATCGTGTCCGACCAGGAATTTCTTGCATCGGTCGAATTGGGGGCAGAGCCTGTTTCCGGTTCAGGTTCCCTGACCATCAACAATCTCGACCTCCATCTCGAAAGCCGCGAAGTCGACGGTTATATCACGATAAAGGACGTAACCGGGTCCGGTACGACGGTCACAACGGTGGCGGAAAACAGCGCCCCGGCCTTCGATTCGTCCAATGGCGGCGATGTTCTGACCATCTCGATGAACGAAAACCATCATTACGTCACGAAGCTCAACGCCACCGATCCTGATCAGGGCGACACGGTCAGCTATGCCATTTCGGGAGGCGCGGATGCCGCGCTGTTCTCGATCGACGCGGAAACCGGCATATTGACCTTCATCAAGACGCCGGACCATGAGGCCCCGAACGACAGCGATGCCAATGGCATTTATGATGTCATCGTCAGCGCCGGCGATGGCCGCGCCAGTAGCAACCAGGCATTGGCCATCCACGTCAAGAACCTCAACGAAGCCCCGTCAGCAGATGGCGCAGTGCGGATCGACACCATCGGCGGAACGACCACTGGGCCGATCGCCATCGGTGCCAGCGATCCCGACAAGGACACGCTTTCCTACTCCGTCAAGAACGGTCAGGCGCCCAGCCGTGGCTCTGTCGCCATCAATCAGGCCGATGGCACTTTTACTTACCATGCCATCGGCACCGAGGCGGGTTCAGACCAGTTCATCATTACGATTGACGACGGCAAAGGCGGCGTGATCGATCAGGTCGTGACGCTGGATATTGTCAAGGACGTCACCACGATTACCGGTAGTGACCGCGTCGAACGGCTGGTTGGCGGCAACACGCCCACCGAATTCTACGGCATGGGCGGCGATGATATCATCATCGGTGGCAATGGCGACGATTTTATCAATGGTGGCGCGGGCGCTGACACCATGACCGGCGGAAAAGGCGATGACAGTTACGTCGTCACCTCGACATCCGATATCGTGATCGAAAAAGCCGGTGAGGGCGATGACACGGTGATCACGTCCGTCGCCTATACGCTGGGCGATCATGTCGAAAACCTCGTTCTTTCGGGAACGCGCGGCTTTCGCGGAACCGGCAATGCGCTCGACAACGTCATCACCGGCAATGCCGGGGACAATCTGATCGACGGTGGCGCGGGTGCGGACAGGATGATCGGCGGCGGCGGCGATGACACCTACATCGTCGACAATATCAACGATATAGTCGTTGAAAATCCCGGTGAAGGTATCGATCTCGTCTATGCCTCGGTCAGCCATGTCCTTGGCGCCGATGTCGAGCGCCTGATCCTGACGGGTATCGACGACATCAATGCAACCGGCAACGCACTCGACAATGTGATCACCGGCAATAATGGCCGGAACATCCTCGACGGTGGCGGCGGGGCCGACAAGATGAATGGCCAGCAGGGTGACGACGTCTACGTCGTCAACGATGTTAACGACGTCGTGATCGAAAATTGGCACGATGGTTTAGGCGGCAATGACACGATCCTTTCGTCGGTGAACTACAGCCTGTCCGACTATGTGGAAAATCTTGTTCTGACGGGCACGCAGAACCTCAACGCATCGGGGAACGCCCTCAACAATGTGCTGAACGGCAACGCAGGCGACAATATCCTGAAGGGCAATGCAGGTAACGATATCCTGAAGGGTGGGGCAGGCTTCGACACGGCGGCCTATTCGGGCAAGGCTGCGGATCACATTTTCTTCACCAAAGATGGCCAGCTTTACATTCAGGATATGAACAAGGCCGATGGTGATGACGGCACCGACCGTCTCACCAGCGTCGAAAAGATCGCTTTTGCCGACGGAACGACGAAGGCGATCGCATCGGCCATCGTCGTCGATCTTGGCGGCAAGGGGATCACGCTCGATTCAGCATCTGCTTCCGCGGCACGCTTCGACTTCAACGGCGATGGTGCAGCGGACAAAAGCAGTTGGTTTGGCAAGGACAATGCCATGCTGTTTATCGACCGGGACGGCAATAACACATTGTCCGGCTCGGAAGAAATGGACTTTTTCCTGGGTGCGAAGGATGCCACCTCCGCCCTTTCCGCACTGACGGCGTTTGATGACAATAAAGACGGCCAGATAACATCCGCCGACGCCATCTTCAGCCAGTTCCACCTGTTTGCTGACAGGGACGGAAACGGCACAGTCGGCAGCGGAGAGAGCCTGTCTCTGTCGGATGCCGGCATCACCGCCCTGTCCCTGAATGCAACCGGCAGGAGTGGCGCCGTGGACATCAGCGGCGCCACGCTGCTCAACAGTGCCTCATTCACTTGGGCCGATGGATCCCATGGCCTGCTGGGCGAGGCGATACTGGGTTATGAACCGGCTGCGCTGCATCCGAACGAGGGGCATCTGCTGATCTGA
- a CDS encoding acyltransferase — MIRSVQYWRAIAALTVVIAHILLHPMPFPDPTYRRLGSFGVLLFFVISGFIMVYTTGRGRFDPADFLRRRIERVAPLYWLVTFAVAMMAIVTPSLLRNTTFSFQQLLLSCLFIPYARADGEIVPLMKLGWSLNYEIFFYILFATTFRLTAVQRVASMAGGFLFIILLGQMIGFTQPIAYFYTQPVILSFCVGMGIGLCILNEQLWRKMPGPIFWAILAALLFTAGFMVTPDAAVNMATDACFTLASAAMLLFGLRVKSGIAPSPVGLFLGDISYAIYLVHMYVVAAVALIVSRLFGAPSLLLTIPLTIGITIAVSGLVHHMFEKPVRRWFRAQHVRRTAAST, encoded by the coding sequence ATGATCCGGTCCGTTCAATATTGGCGCGCAATCGCGGCCCTGACGGTGGTCATCGCCCATATATTGCTGCACCCCATGCCCTTCCCCGATCCGACCTATCGGCGATTGGGATCGTTTGGCGTGCTGCTCTTCTTCGTCATCAGCGGCTTCATCATGGTCTATACGACAGGCAGGGGGCGCTTCGATCCCGCCGATTTCCTGCGCCGCCGGATAGAACGTGTGGCGCCATTATACTGGCTGGTGACGTTCGCCGTTGCAATGATGGCGATCGTCACTCCCTCCCTGCTCAGGAACACGACCTTTTCCTTTCAGCAATTGCTGCTGTCCTGCCTGTTCATTCCCTATGCGCGCGCTGATGGTGAAATCGTGCCGCTGATGAAACTTGGCTGGTCGTTGAATTATGAAATATTCTTCTACATCCTGTTCGCCACCACCTTTCGGCTGACGGCAGTGCAACGCGTCGCCTCCATGGCGGGCGGCTTCCTGTTTATCATCTTATTGGGGCAGATGATCGGCTTTACCCAGCCAATCGCTTATTTCTATACCCAGCCCGTCATCCTCTCTTTTTGCGTCGGCATGGGAATCGGGCTGTGCATCCTCAACGAACAGCTATGGAGGAAGATGCCCGGCCCCATTTTCTGGGCGATACTGGCCGCTCTCCTGTTCACCGCAGGCTTCATGGTCACCCCGGATGCGGCCGTCAACATGGCGACCGATGCCTGCTTCACCCTGGCGTCGGCGGCGATGCTGCTTTTCGGGCTGAGGGTCAAATCAGGGATAGCCCCTTCACCAGTGGGCCTGTTTCTGGGCGACATTTCCTACGCAATCTATCTGGTACATATGTATGTGGTGGCCGCAGTGGCCCTCATAGTGTCACGCCTTTTCGGTGCACCCAGCCTGCTGCTCACGATCCCGCTGACTATCGGTATCACCATCGCGGTTTCCGGCCTTGTCCATCACATGTTCGAAAAGCCCGTCCGGCGCTGGTTTCGTGCACAACATGTCCGGCGCACGGCCGCCTCGACCTAA
- a CDS encoding glycosyltransferase family 4 protein: MKDASGNKVLVGAAAPLRLCLFTRAWRASGAGLYASELARGMAQAGVDVTFLAPRSSDPRLEQPMAQLTRLRQPHERPGAGRLRNLGLSLARMAGGFLLLARARIGGNRLFVMTIMDPLPVALLMLLFLRISGGRIIYVVHDPIPHAWHLPSFLRRLEQAVWRLPYRLVHALVVLAEPTRLALREDVPNLSIPVAVIDLGIFATDAPAPLPGTGTLLLFGTLRSNKGVLEAIAGLRLATARTNAPLRLLVRGGGHRDEAAYLAEIRKAASDAGAVVDLEVGYVDEARLADLIARCDALLMPYKDFHSQSGVALLAAGHARPVIASAAGGIATLMGEGMPCSPIARPVAAATVSDAVIAFLDTPFARWEADAFAYREAMLDRYSWGRIGRRFADLARSLA; encoded by the coding sequence ATGAAGGATGCATCCGGGAATAAAGTGCTCGTCGGCGCAGCCGCTCCGCTACGCCTGTGCCTCTTTACCCGCGCCTGGCGCGCATCTGGGGCGGGGCTATATGCCAGCGAACTGGCGAGGGGGATGGCGCAAGCTGGTGTCGACGTGACTTTTCTTGCGCCCCGCTCATCCGATCCGCGTCTGGAACAGCCTATGGCGCAATTGACCCGGCTGCGTCAGCCGCATGAACGGCCCGGTGCTGGCCGGTTGCGCAATCTGGGCCTCAGCCTTGCACGGATGGCCGGTGGGTTCCTTTTGCTGGCAAGGGCGCGCATCGGCGGAAACCGGCTGTTCGTGATGACCATCATGGACCCGTTGCCCGTTGCGCTGCTCATGCTGTTGTTTTTGCGGATCAGTGGCGGCCGGATCATCTATGTCGTCCATGATCCCATTCCCCATGCCTGGCATCTGCCGTCTTTCCTGCGGCGTCTGGAGCAGGCTGTCTGGCGGCTGCCTTATCGCCTGGTTCATGCGCTGGTGGTTCTTGCCGAGCCGACACGGCTTGCGCTCAGGGAGGATGTGCCGAACCTTTCCATCCCGGTGGCAGTGATCGACCTTGGCATATTCGCCACGGACGCCCCCGCGCCCTTGCCGGGAACCGGTACGCTGCTGCTCTTCGGCACGTTGCGATCGAACAAGGGTGTTCTGGAAGCCATCGCCGGTTTGCGCCTTGCAACCGCCCGGACAAACGCGCCATTGCGGCTGCTGGTCAGGGGAGGGGGGCATCGCGATGAAGCCGCCTATCTCGCCGAAATACGCAAGGCCGCCAGCGACGCGGGTGCGGTGGTTGACCTTGAGGTTGGCTATGTCGACGAAGCGCGTCTGGCCGACCTGATCGCTCGATGTGATGCGTTGCTCATGCCGTATAAGGATTTTCATTCCCAAAGTGGCGTTGCCCTGCTGGCGGCGGGGCATGCCCGGCCCGTTATTGCTTCGGCAGCGGGGGGGATTGCGACCTTGATGGGGGAAGGCATGCCTTGTTCGCCCATTGCGCGTCCTGTGGCCGCTGCCACGGTGAGCGACGCGGTAATCGCTTTTCTCGACACGCCGTTCGCCCGGTGGGAGGCGGATGCCTTCGCATACAGGGAGGCCATGCTGGACCGCTATAGCTGGGGCCGCATCGGTCGGAGGTTCGCCGATCTGGCGCGATCGCTGGCCTGA
- a CDS encoding heparin lyase I family protein, translating to MNARKQELVFQNGGAKWSVEAIPNGYRFEVRPGDQLAGDRAQSAQVRERSEAYVRPIFEFGQTYLISFQLTIPPGARNAAEWMSLMQIQSTFDPGEQGHSPPFGLYMKGEKMDISARYSPEEITPPGAFKHIQLYRDDKDIERGHPFAMKIRVRFDHGGKGAIEIWRDGRQLVSYQGPFGFNDKRGPYLKFGIYRAGGSEVYTAEFRDLSIQRLSESEPQPK from the coding sequence ATGAATGCCCGGAAGCAGGAGTTGGTGTTTCAGAATGGGGGCGCAAAGTGGAGCGTTGAGGCGATCCCGAATGGATATCGGTTTGAGGTTCGTCCGGGCGATCAACTGGCGGGTGATCGCGCGCAGTCCGCGCAGGTGCGGGAGCGTTCGGAAGCCTATGTCCGTCCGATATTTGAATTTGGGCAAACCTATCTGATTTCCTTCCAACTCACCATTCCGCCGGGCGCGCGCAACGCCGCGGAATGGATGTCGCTGATGCAGATACAATCAACCTTCGATCCGGGTGAGCAGGGGCACAGCCCGCCTTTCGGCCTGTATATGAAGGGGGAGAAAATGGATATTTCTGCCCGCTATTCCCCCGAAGAAATCACCCCGCCCGGCGCGTTCAAACATATCCAGCTATATCGCGACGACAAGGATATTGAGAGGGGGCATCCCTTCGCGATGAAGATCCGCGTCCGTTTCGACCATGGCGGCAAGGGCGCTATCGAAATCTGGCGGGACGGACGGCAACTGGTGTCCTATCAAGGGCCGTTCGGCTTCAATGACAAGCGTGGCCCCTATCTTAAATTCGGTATCTATCGCGCGGGCGGATCCGAAGTCTATACGGCCGAGTTCCGCGATCTTTCCATCCAGCGCCTGAGCGAGTCCGAGCCGCAGCCCAAATGA